The Verrucomicrobiia bacterium DNA window CCAGCCGGTGGAGCGGGCGGCCATGACATCGGAATGATCGCCGAAGATGGAGAGGCCCTGGGCGGCGAGGGAACGGGCGGCGATGTGGAAGACGGCGGGGGTGAGTTCCCCGGCGATCTTGAACATGTTGGGGAGCATGAGGAGGAGCCCCTGGGAGGCGGTGAAGGTGGTGGCGAGGGTGCCGGTCTGGAGGGCGCCATGGATGGCTCCGGCGGCACCGCCTTCGGACTGCATTTCGATGACGGAAGGGACGGTACCCCAGAGGTTGGGTTGATCGGCGCTGGCCCAGGCATCGGCCCATTCGCCCATGGGGGAGGACGGGGTGATGGGGTAGATGGCGATGACCTCGCTGAGGGGGTAGGCGACGCGGGCGACGGCCTCATTGCCGTCGAGGGTGTAGAAGCGGTTGGGGGTCATATGGGGATGGGCGGTGGGCGGTTGGGTTGGCGGGGACCTTAGAGCGGGAGTTCGGCGAGGCAATCGCTGTCGCCGGGGCGATGGCGGATGCGGAATCCGAGTTTGCGGCAGACGTGCTGCATTTCGCGATTCCCGACGAGGATATGCCCGAAGAGGCGGGGGAGTTTCTCGTCGCGGGCGATCTGGATGAGGAGTTCGAGGAGTTGACGGCCGAGGCCGCGGCCCTGCCAGGCGTCGGAGATGACGATGGCGAATTCGGCCTGGTCGAGGAGGTGTTCCTTGCTGAGGCGGCCGATACCGATGATTTGGGCGGGGGCGGCGGGAGCGGGACGGAACTCGGTGACGAGGGGGATTTCGCGATCGTAGTCGCTGAAGCAGACGCGGACGAGGCGTTCGTGGGCGATGCGTTCGCTGAGCTTGAGGGGGACGAAGTAGCGATTGTAGACGCTGCGGTCCGAGAGGGTCTTATGGAAGGCGACGATGCGGGGTTCGTCCTCGGGGAGGATGGGTCGGATGACGACCGGGGTGCCGTCCTTGAGGGAGCGTTTCAGGACGTATCGGGAGGGGTAGGGGCGGATGGCGGGGCGTGGGAGGGAATCGAGGTCGGTGCCGGGCGGATGAAGGACGATACGGGCATCGGCGGCGGCGAGGGTATCGGCGTCGGCGATGAGGGGATTGATGTCGATTTCGGCGATGCGGGGTTGTTCGAGGACGAGGTAGCTGAAGCGGACGAGGAGGGACTGGAGGGCGGGGAGGTTGACGGGGCGCCGGGTGCGTTGGGCACGGAGGCCTTGGAAGGCGCGGGTTTGTTCGATCCAGCGCAGGGCGAGGGTATGGGTGAGCGGGGGGAGGGCGAGGGCGCGATCGCGGAAGACATCGGTCCAGGGTCCGCCGGTGCCGAAGACGAGGACAGGACCGAAGTCGAGGTCGAGGCGGCTGCCGAGGAGGAGTTCGCAGCCGTTGTGGACGACCATGGGTTGAACGGTGACGCCGAGGAAGTCGTTGCGGTGGGCGCGTTCGATGACGTGGGTTTCGATGGAGCGCCAGGCTTCGCGGACGGCGACGGGATTGCCGAGGTTGAGCTGGACGCCGCCGACCTCGGTTTTGTGGGTGAGGGTTTGGGAGAAGAGTTTAACGACCACGGGGTAACCGATGCGGTTGGCGAGTTTGACGGCGTCACTGGCGCTGAGGGCGACCTGGGTGGGGACGACCGGGATGCCGTAGCTGGCGAGGACGGCCTTGGATTCGACCTCGGTGAGGAGGGTACGGTCGGCATGGAGGGCTTCGTCGAGGATGACGGTGGCGCGACCGCGGTCGGTGGGGGCATCGCCGGGGGCGGCGGGATCCTGGAGGGGCGTTTCGTACAGGGACCGGAGGTGGTAGCTGTAGCGCCACATGTGGCAGAAGGCGGCGGCGGCGGCGTCGGGGTAGTCGGTGGTGGGAAAGCCGGCCTCATTGAGGGCACGGCGGGCGCCTTCGACGGTGCGGCCGCCCATGCAGTTTACGAGGACGGGTTTGGAGGGGGGGCGGGCGGCCTTGCGGATGGCCTTGGCGGTGCCCATCGGGTCGGTTTTCCACTGAGGGGTGAGGATGACGAGGACGCCGTCGTTGCCGGGGTCGGCGGCGACGGTTTCGAGGGCACTGGCGAAGGTTTCGGGGGTGGCGTGATTGCGGAGGTCGATGGGGGAACCGGGTGCATCGAGGGTGGCACCCAGGGATTCGAGGGCGACCAGGCTTTCCGGATTGAGGGCGGCGGGTTCGCCACCGGCGGCGAGGAGGGCATCGTTGGCGAGCACGCCGGGGCAGAGGGCATTGGTGAGGATGGCGAGTCTGGGGCCGGCGGGGCGCGGTTGTTTGCCGAGGGTTTCCGCCATGTCGAAGAGTTCGGCGAGGGTGGGGACGCGGAGGATACCGACGCGGCGAAAGGCGGCATCGAGGACTTCGTCGCCCTGGTGGAGGGTGGGGTACGAGGCGGCGCTGTGGGTGTCGGGAAGGGCGGTGCCCCGGCCGGTCTTGATGGCGATGACGGGTTTGGCGAGGGCGACTTCGCGGGCAGCGGAGAGGAAGCGACGGGCGTCCCCGAGGGGGCCCATGCAGAGGACAATGCTGCGGGTATGAGGATCGTCTCCGAAGTAATCGATGAGGTCACCCCAGCCGACATCGATCATCGAACCCATGGAGACGACACCGCTGAAACCGACGTGTTCCCGCTGGCTCCAGTCGAGCACCGAGGCGCAGAGGGCGGCGCTTTGGGTGAGGAAGGCGACATTACCGGGGCGGGCCTTTCCGGGGAGGAGGGAAGCGTGGTATGAACGGGAGGGGATGAGGATTCCGAGGGCGCTGGGGCCGAGGATCCGCATGCGGGCGGGGCGTGCGGCGCTGCGGATGGCCTCATGCCACTGGGCGGGCGGGACGTGGGGTTTGGGGGATTCCGGGGTGAGGATGAGGGCGGCCCGGACCTGAGTGCGGGCGCAGTCGGCAATGGTCTCCGGGACGGTGCGGGCAGGGGCAACGACGATCGCGAGGTCCACGGGTTGACCGATGGCGGAGACGCGCGGGGCGCAGGGTCTTCCGAAGACGGACCGATGAGCGGGGTGAACGGGGAAGACGGAGCCGGGAAAGGAGGCGAGGTTGTTCCAGAGCGCATGACCGGGGCTATCGGGACGTTCCGACGCGCCGACGAGGGCGATGGTGCGCGGGGCCAGCAGGGCATCGAGGGCGCCACCGTGTCCATTCGGGATCTCGATGGGATGCGGCGCGGGCGATGGGGGGGCGGCCTTCACCTTGGGGGAGGGGTCACGCGGGCCATGCGCGGGATGGGGCGGTTGGGATCGTGGCACCGCCGGGTTGAGGGTGAGTGGCGTGCGCGCATCGGGACGCTCTGGCAACCGTCCGGGTGAGGTCCGACCCTGACGGCGGGAGGAGGATCGGTGTGAAAGCCGGGGCGGGCTCTACCGGGATTGTTCAACCCTGACCGGAACTTGCGGTGCACGGATCGACGGGGCGGGATGAGGGAGGGGTTAGGCTTCAGGTCTTCCGGGCTTCCGGGCTCATCGGTCCGACGTGGTGGAGCACCTGCGTTTGCGGTGGTGCATCCCGGAGTTGTGGGTGGGGCGGCAGCGAATTGGAGGGACGAGCTCATCGAGTCCGCAATCCATTGCACCAACTCCGCAGCGGGCTCGTGGAAGTCGGCCCTCCGAGACGACGTTTCGCGAAATGCGCACCTCTCCCCACAACTTCGGGATGCATGACGTTTGCGGTGACCGATCCCGGCAATCTTGACGCCTCACGGCCGCCCGATTCATGGATGGGGTCATGAGTCCTGCTGCGCTCCGAAGGATGCTTGCGGTCGCGGTCATCACGGTCCTGCCTTCCCTTGCCTCCGGCGCTGTCGAGGCCGGGCGATCGAACGGACTTCCGGCGATGGCGTCGTCCGTGACCGGGGCGATCCACACGTTCGACGCCACGCAATGGCGGCGGATCGATCTTGAAGACGAAGCCGCGAGGCGAGACGCGTGGGACAGCCTGCATGTTCTGGCGGCGCTTCAGGGTCTCGCGAACCGGGGTCGGCCGAGCCTGTATCTGTTCTTCTGCCGCGAATGGGGGATCGAGACCGACCGCTTCTGGTGGGACTGGTATCGCGAGCCCGGCGGCTGGCTGGCGGACGCCGACGTGAGGCCCCTTGCCGATCTCGATGCGGTGCTGGACACGTTTCGAGAGGTGTATGAGGGGCTGGTGGTGTACGACGGCGAGGTTCCGGCGACGTCCAACCTCGCGTCCACGGCTGCGGGCATCGAGGGTCTTCTGCCGGTCCGCTGGGATCCGCATCCCCAGTCCCTGTACCAGCGCCTGACACGGGATCGCGGCCTGCCGGTACGCCGCTGGTTGGTGGAACCGGACGGTTCCCCACGTTTCAAGGGGCCAAGCCCGAAGAATGATGCATACCGATGGGCTCTTGAGACATGGCTTCATCCGCGACATCCCCAGGCGAATGCACTTGGGGCTCATTACCTGGACGCATGGTGGCTGCGCGAGGCCCGTCGAGCCGGGGCCGACATGCATACCCTGTCCAACCACGACTGGTTCATCTCCCGCCAAGCCTTCTTCTTCGATCTATGCCCCTGGGGCGATGAAACGCCCATCGACGAACCGTCGCAGCCGATTGGGTCCGACCGCGAAACCCTGCTGACCATTCTCGGTCGGCTCCACGACCGCGCCGGCGGGGGCATCGTGAAGATCGGCGGGTTTCCTCCATGGCCCTTCAAGTACACGACCCACGGTGGGGCTGGCAGGCACGAGCCGGTTCCCACGGAGTGGGAGTTCACCCGTCTGATCTCCCAGTTCAATGCCTACAAGGAGGCCGACGCCGCCGGGCTGGGAGCCATGGCCAACGCCTCATTCCACACCCACTTCCCTCTGCTCCCCCGGTATCCGCAGCCTGCCCGTCCCCCTTCGGAGGACGATATGCGGAGGCGTGGATGGATCGATGCCGATGGGCGTATGGCTCCCCGCTTTTTTGTCGGCCACTACGTCGGCGACTACGACGCGCCCTCCTGGCTGTACAAGTCCGTGCCTGCCTTCTTCCACGACCCGCACCTTGGCGAGGTTCCGCTGGGCTGGGCCTTCAATCCTGGCCTGGCCGATCGCGCCCCGCAGGCCCTTGCCTACGCCCGCGTCCGTGCCACGACCAACGACTATTTCATCGCGGGCAATTCCGGGGCGGGGTACCTCAACCCCAGGGCTCTGACCCACCGCCCGGACTCCGGGTTGCCCCCAGCACTGGCCGCGTGGGAAGCCTACTGCCAACCCCGTTTTCGACGATGGGATCTCAGCATCACGGGGTTCATTCTGGACGGTTCGGCGGGAGCCTCCACCGACGTCGAGTTCGCCCGCTTCCGATCGTTCAGCCCCGACGGTTTTGGCACGCACTTCGATCCGGGTCCCAGATTGCGCGCAGGTGTCCCTGCGTGTCCCGAGCGGGATCTTCCGGATGGCGTGGACGCCGCCGTCCGCGTTGTTGTCGAGAGCGCGCGCGCCCGCACCCCAGGTCAACCCGGGTTTCTTTGGGCTCGCAGCATTCTCAAGTCGCCGCGCTGGTACGCGGAAGTGTCCCGCCGTCTGCGCGAAGATCATCCGGATCTGCCGATCGATGTCGTCGATCCCTTCTCGTTCTTCGCCCTGATCCGTCACCACGTTGGCTTCGACCGGATGGACCCGACTGGGCGATGAGGGCACAAAAAAAGGGCGCCCTGGGGAAGGGCGCCCTCGATGGGTTGATCGACCCCCGGGGAGGGAACTTCAGTTGATCGCTTCCGTCGCCTTGAAGCCACTCGCCTCGATGGCCGCCATCACTTTCGCCGCCGAGATCTTGTTCGGATCGAAGTCCACCACGGCCTTCTTGCCTTCGTGGGAGACCTTGGATTCCACGACGCCCGTCACCTGGGTGAGGGCCTTGCTGACCTTGGAGGAGCAGGCACCGCAGGCCAGGCCGTTCACGGCGTAGGTGACACGTTGCGCTTCCACCTTGTAGCCGGCGTCCTTCAGCGTGGCCATGATCTTGTCCGTGCAAACCTTCTCCTTGCTGAAGGTGACCTTGGTGAACTTGCTGGAATCGCAGGTGGCCACGTCGCTGACACCGTCGAGGCGGGTCAGGTTCTTCTTCAGGGTCTCCGCGCAGTCAGCCCCTTTGACCTTCAACATCACGTGCTGACCCTTGGAGGCGTCGCAGGTGGCGGCGTCCTTCGCCTGGACGGAGGTTGCCTCGGTGGCAGAGCAGTCGGCCTTGGCTTCGGCGGAGGTTGCCTCGGTGGCGGAGCAGTCGGACTTGGCGGAGGTGGCTTCAGTCTTGGCGCAGTCGGCCTTGGCTTCGGCGGAGGTTGCCTCGGTGGCGGAGCAGTCGGACTTGGCGGAGGTGGCTTCAGTCTTGGCGCAGTCAGCCTTGGCTTCGGTGGAGGTTGCCTCGGTGGCGGAGCACTCGGCCTTGGCGGAGGTGGCTTCGGTCTTGGAGCAGTCGGCCTTGGCTTCGGCGGAGGTTGCCTCGGTGGCGGAGCAGTCGGACTTGGCGGAGGTGGCTTCGGTCTTGGAGCAGTCGGCCTTGGCTTCGGTGGAGGTTGCCTCGGTGGCGGAGCACTCGGTCTTGGCGGAGGTGGCTTCGGTCTTGGAGCAGTCGGCCTTGGCCTCGGCGGAGGTCGCCTCGGTGGCGGCGCAATCGGACTTGGCAGCGCAGTCAGCCTTGGCGGAGGTGGCCTCGGTCTTGGCGCAGTCGGCCTTGGCCTCGGTGGAGGTCGCCTCGGTGGCGGCGCAGTCGGACTTGGCAGCGCAGTCAGCCTTGGCGGAGGTGGCCTCGGTCTTGGCGCAGTCGGCCTTGGCCTCGGTGGAGGTCGCCTCGGTGGCGGCGCAATCGGACTTGGCAGCGCAGTCAGCCTTGGCGGAGGTGGCCTCGGTCTTGGAGCAGTCGGACTTGGCCTCGGCGGAGGTCGCCTCAGTGGCGGCGCAGTCGGACTTGGCCGCGCAGTCAGCCTTGGCGGAGGTGGCCTCGGTCTTGGAGCAGTCGGCCTTGGCCTCGGTGGATGTCGCCTCGGTGGCGGCGCAGTCGGCCTTGGCTTCGGTGGAAGTCGCCTCGGTGGCGGCGCAGTCGGACTTGGCCGCGCAGTCAGCCTTGGCGGAGGTGGCCTCGGTCTTGGCGCAGTCGGCCTTGGCCTCGGTGGAAGTCGCCTCAGTGGCGGCGCAGTCGGACTTGGCCGTACAGTCGGCTTTGACGGAGGTGGCTTCAACGGCCGGCTTGGCATCGGGACACGGAGCCGGATTGGCATGGAGGCTAACCTGGAGGGCCAGGAAGGCCGCCGACGCCAACGCGATCGACAGGGGCTTTTTCATGGTTTGTATCAGAACTGAGTTCAGGACGACCCGTTCGTTGTAGCGTGCGGGTTGGGAGAATCAAGCGGCGTTGTTGGATGTCAGCGGTTTCCTGGTGGGTAGCCGGAGCCGGGAGCTGCAGCGGGGCTGTGGCCGGCTGAAGCCGGGACACCGAACGGGGAGACACGGGACTTGGTCAACGGCCCTCGATCCGGAGCTTCTGGCAAGGACGCGGACCTTCAAACCGTGCATCCCGGACTCGCGGAGCTTGTCCCTCCGAAAGGTGGAGCCGGGTGGGTACATCTGGAGGGCCGGGTTCGAGGAGGCTGAAGGGGGGCGGTGCCGTGGATGGAGGACTCGCGGAGCTCGTCCTTCCGAGAGGTGTGCCTGCGGGTTCGAGGGCGGGGACGAGTACCGTCCTTCGGGCTGGGCACGAGTCCCCACGAGGAATGGCTTGGGCGAGTTCCAAGAACCTGGGATGCGCCCGCCTTCCAAGGGGGGGCAGCATTTTGATGGCAGGTGGGCGGGGCGCAGCGGCAATGTCCGGGCATGGACCGACGCAAATGGATTTCTGGAACCGGACCCGGCAGGAGACTGATTGGGATGGGACTGATCATCGGACTGGGGTTGGGGATGAGTGCGATGTCGGAGGAGCCGCGGGTGGTGACGCCAGGGGCGACGTTCAGTCATGGGGCGCCGCCGCCATCGGACGCCGTGGTGTTGTTCGATGGGCGGGACCTGTCGGCGTGGGTGGGGCCGCGGGGCAGTGCGCCGGCGTGGAAGGTGGAGAACGGATACGCGGAGGTGCGGGGCGGGGGGATCACGACCCGGGAGGAATTCGGCGACATCCAACTGCACATCGAGTGGGCTGCGCCGGCGGAGGTGACGGGGCAGGATCAGGGGAGGGGGAACAGCGGGGTGTACTTCCAGGGGCGGTATGAGATCCAGGTGTTGGATTCCTTTGAGAACCCGACCGCGCCCACGGGGCAGGCGGCGGCGTTCTATGGAATTGCGGCACCGCTGGTGAACGCCTCGAAGCGGCCGGGGGAATGGCAGACGTACGACATTGTATTTCGGGCGCCGAAGGTGGGAGAGGACGGCGCGGTGATTCCCGGATCCTTCACGGTGTTCCACAACGGCGTGCTGGTGCTGGACCGGGTGCCGATCACGGGCGGTGCGACGACGGCGGCACCGGGACGCGGGGTTGTCGCGAAGGGCCCGTTGCATCTGCAGGACCACGGCAACCCGGTCCGGTTCCGGAACATCTGGTTGCGGAAGCTGGAATGAAGGGGTGCCGCCATGGGCCAAGCCGACCTTTTTGCCGCTTCGCCGACACCGGCGCGACCCGCCGGGACAGGGGCGGGGGGCGGGCCGGAGGCTGGGGCATCAGGAGGGTTTGAGGGGGGCGAGCGGCGGACGGCGCGTCCGGCACCCTTGGCGGCACGGATGCGGCCCCGGACGCTGGAGGAGTACGCGGGGCAGCGGCACATCCTGGCGCCGGGCCAGTTGTTGCGACGGGCGATTGAAGCGGACCGGGTGCAGTCGGTGTTGTTCTACGGTCCGCCGGGGACGGGGAAGACGTCGCTGGCGCAGATCATTGCGCGGCAGACGCGGTGCCGGTTCGAGCGGTTGAGCGGGGTGGAATCGAACGTGGCGGACATCCGGCGGATTCTGGCGACGGCATCGAACCGTCTGGCGAATGCGGGCGAATCGACGCTGCTGTTCATCGACGAGATCCACCGGTTCAACAAGGCGCAGCAGGACGTGCTGCTGCCGGATGTCGAAGCGGGAGTGGTACGGCTCATCGGAGCGACGACGCACAATCCTTTCTTCTTCGTGAACGCGCCGCTGGTGTCGCGTTCGCAGATCTTCGAATTGCGGCCGCTGGACGAGGAGGCGATCCGGGGATTGCTGGAGCGGGCCCTTGGGGATGAGGAGAGGGGATTGGGACATCTGCGGGTGCAGGCGGATGCCGGGGCGCTGTCGCACCTGGCGCGGGTATCGGACGGCGACGGCCGCAAGGCGCTGAACTCGCTGGAGATTGCGGTACTGACCACGCCGCCGGACGGGGAGGGGATCATCCGGGTGGATCTGGCGGTGGCGGAGCAGTGCATCCAGCGGAAGGCGGTGGTGTACGACGGGGACGGGGATGCGCATTACGACACCATCTCGGCCTTCATCAAGTCGGTGCGTGGAAGCGACGCGGACGCGGCGCTGTACTGGCTGGCGAAGATGATTCATGCGGGGGAGGACCCGAGGTTCATCACGCGGCGGCTGATGATTCTGGCGGCGGAGGACATCGGGCTGGCGGATCCGATGGGACTGATGGTGACGGTGGCGGCCCATCAGGCGGCGGAGTTTGTGGGGTGGCCGGAGGCGCGGATTCCGGTGGCGGAGGCGACGGTGTACCTGGCGACGGCGCCCAAGAGCAACTCGTCGATCGTGGCGATCGATGCGGCGCTGGAGGACGTGCGGTCGGGCCGGACGCTGCCGGTGCCGGAGCATTTGAGGGACGGGCATTATGCGGGGGCGGAGCGGCTGGGCCATGGGGTGGGGTACGCCTACGCGCACGGGCACGAGGGACATTTCGTGGCGCAGGATTACCTGGGGTCGAGCCGGCGTTACTACGAGCCGACGGAGCAGGGATTCGAGAAGAAGATCCGGGACCGGGTGGCGCAATGGCGCGCGCAGTTCGAGGCGGCGCGGGGGCAGGGGGGGCCGGGTTGAGCGCTGGCGCGATGGGGGGCGTTGCCGAGGCGAAGCGGGCGTTGCGGCAGGCGATGCGGGAGCGTCTGTCGGGGATGGGGTTGGAGGAAAGGCGGGACGGATCCGCGGCGGTCTGCCTGCGGCTGCAGGGATCGGAGGAATGGGCGGGGGCGGGGGTGGTGCTGGGGTATCTGGCGCTGCCTTCGGAGCCGGAGGTCACGGAGGCGATGCGGGCGGCGGTGGCGGGCGGCAGGGTGGTGGGGGTGCCGCGATGGAACCGGGACCGGGGCGAGTACGATGCGGCGCGGTGGACGCCGGACGCGGCGTGGCAGCGGGGTCCGGACGGGGTGATTGAGCCGGCGGCGGAGGCGGAGGCGGTGAACCTTGAACGACTGGACTTGGTGTTGGTTCCGGGCCTAGCCTTCGACTTTGGCGGGCGGCGACTGGGCAGGGGCAGAGGGCATTTCGACCGCCTGTTAATCCGTGCGCGGCGGGCGCGCCGCTGGGGCGTCGGTTTTGACGGACAACTCGTGGCCGAGGTGCCGTCCGAGCCCCATGACGTGAACGTGCAGGTGGTGGTGACCCCCGGGCGATGGTGGACGGTGAAGCCTGGCGGGTGCTGACGAACCATGGATCCGGCGGTATCGGTCAACCTGCTGATAGGCGGCGCCGGGCTTCTGGCGGCGGGCTCGGTGCTTCTCTTCGTGCATCACCGTCGGGAGACGGTGCGACTGCGGCGGGAGATGGAGGAGAAGGCGGAGGGATTGCTGGCGGCGGCGCGCAAGGAGGCGGAATCGATCACGCGGGAGGCGCGGCTGCTGGCGAACGAGGAGGTCCACAAGCTGCGGGAGCAGGCGGATCAGCACCAGGCGCGGCGTCGTCTGGAGCTCGAGGATATTGACCGGCGGATCGGGGAGCGGGAGCGGCTGGTGAACCAGCAGTTGGAACGGCTGGCGGTGGAGGAGGAACGGTTGCGGGGTCGGGCGGAGGAGTTGCACCGGCAGCGTCTGGAACTGGACCGGCGGGCGGAGGATCACGGCCGGCTCTGCGAGCAGTTGAAGGAGGAACTGGGGCGGGTGGCGCGCCTGACGCCCGAGGAGGCGCGGGAGCGGGTGATGGAGCGGGTGCAGAGCGAGGCTGAGCGCGAGGCGGCGGAGCGGGTCCGGCACGTGCTCGAGGAGGCGCAGTTCCGGGCGGAGGAGAAGGCGCGTCGGATTCTGGCGACGGTGGTGCAGCGTTATGCCGGGGAGTACACCTTTGAGAGCACCACGACTTCGGTGGCGATCCACAGCGACGAGGTGAAGGGGCGCATCATCGGGAGGGAAGGCCGGAACATCCGGGCCTTCGAGACGGCGACGGGGGTGACGGTGCTGATCGATGACACGCCGAACGCGGTGGTGATCTCGGGGTTCGATCCGGTGCGGCGGGCGGTGGCGCGGGAATCGATGTCGCGGCTGATCGCCGATGGACGGATTCATCCCACGCGGATCGAGGAGGTGGTGGCGCAGGTCCAGAAGGAGATGGAGGACAGCATTCTCCGGCTGGGGGAGGAGGCGGTCACGCGGGTGGGGCTGGCGCCGCTGCACGTGGAGACGATGCGGTTGCTGGGGCGGCTGCGGTTTCGTCACAGCTACTCGCAGAACATCCTGGATCACTCCATCGAGGTGGCGCACCTGTGCGGATTGCTGGCGGCGGAGCTGGGGGTCGGGGTGGAGGCGGCGAAGCGGTCGGGACTGTTGCACGACATTGGGAAGGCGGTGAGCCACGAGGTCGAGGGTCCGCACGCGCTGGTGGGGGCCGAGTTGCTGCGGCGGCACGGAGAGGATCCCGCGATTGTGAACGCGGTGGCGTCGCATCATCAGGAGGTGGATTCCGAGGGGCCGCTGGGAGTGCTGGTGAGCGCGGCGGATGCCATCAGCGCCTCACGTCCCGGGGCGCGATCGGAGACGATGGCGACCTATTTGAAGCGGGTGGAGCATCTTGAACGGCTGGGCCGGTCGTTTGAGGGCGTGGAGAAGTGCTTTGCGGTCCAGGCGGGTCGGGAATTGCGGGTGATCGTGCGGTCGGAGGTGGTGGACGACACCGCCAGTTTCCAGCTGGCGCGAACGATCTGCCGGAAGATCGAGGACGATTTGCAGTATCCGGGGCAGATACGGGTGACGTTGATCCGGGAGACGCGTTGCGTGGAGTACGCGAAGTAGGCGGGGAGGTGGGTTCGTGGAGGGGGTTGGTGTGGGGAGGTGGGAAGCGGACTCGCGGA harbors:
- a CDS encoding bifunctional acetate--CoA ligase family protein/GNAT family N-acetyltransferase, which gives rise to MEIPNGHGGALDALLAPRTIALVGASERPDSPGHALWNNLASFPGSVFPVHPAHRSVFGRPCAPRVSAIGQPVDLAIVVAPARTVPETIADCARTQVRAALILTPESPKPHVPPAQWHEAIRSAARPARMRILGPSALGILIPSRSYHASLLPGKARPGNVAFLTQSAALCASVLDWSQREHVGFSGVVSMGSMIDVGWGDLIDYFGDDPHTRSIVLCMGPLGDARRFLSAAREVALAKPVIAIKTGRGTALPDTHSAASYPTLHQGDEVLDAAFRRVGILRVPTLAELFDMAETLGKQPRPAGPRLAILTNALCPGVLANDALLAAGGEPAALNPESLVALESLGATLDAPGSPIDLRNHATPETFASALETVAADPGNDGVLVILTPQWKTDPMGTAKAIRKAARPPSKPVLVNCMGGRTVEGARRALNEAGFPTTDYPDAAAAAFCHMWRYSYHLRSLYETPLQDPAAPGDAPTDRGRATVILDEALHADRTLLTEVESKAVLASYGIPVVPTQVALSASDAVKLANRIGYPVVVKLFSQTLTHKTEVGGVQLNLGNPVAVREAWRSIETHVIERAHRNDFLGVTVQPMVVHNGCELLLGSRLDLDFGPVLVFGTGGPWTDVFRDRALALPPLTHTLALRWIEQTRAFQGLRAQRTRRPVNLPALQSLLVRFSYLVLEQPRIAEIDINPLIADADTLAAADARIVLHPPGTDLDSLPRPAIRPYPSRYVLKRSLKDGTPVVIRPILPEDEPRIVAFHKTLSDRSVYNRYFVPLKLSERIAHERLVRVCFSDYDREIPLVTEFRPAPAAPAQIIGIGRLSKEHLLDQAEFAIVISDAWQGRGLGRQLLELLIQIARDEKLPRLFGHILVGNREMQHVCRKLGFRIRHRPGDSDCLAELPL
- a CDS encoding cation transporter, which codes for MKKPLSIALASAAFLALQVSLHANPAPCPDAKPAVEATSVKADCTAKSDCAATEATSTEAKADCAKTEATSAKADCAAKSDCAATEATSTEAKADCAATEATSTEAKADCSKTEATSAKADCAAKSDCAATEATSAEAKSDCSKTEATSAKADCAAKSDCAATEATSTEAKADCAKTEATSAKADCAAKSDCAATEATSTEAKADCAKTEATSAKADCAAKSDCAATEATSAEAKADCSKTEATSAKTECSATEATSTEAKADCSKTEATSAKSDCSATEATSAEAKADCSKTEATSAKAECSATEATSTEAKADCAKTEATSAKSDCSATEATSAEAKADCAKTEATSAKSDCSATEATSAEAKADCSATEATSVQAKDAATCDASKGQHVMLKVKGADCAETLKKNLTRLDGVSDVATCDSSKFTKVTFSKEKVCTDKIMATLKDAGYKVEAQRVTYAVNGLACGACSSKVSKALTQVTGVVESKVSHEGKKAVVDFDPNKISAAKVMAAIEASGFKATEAIN
- a CDS encoding 5-formyltetrahydrofolate cyclo-ligase, coding for MGGVAEAKRALRQAMRERLSGMGLEERRDGSAAVCLRLQGSEEWAGAGVVLGYLALPSEPEVTEAMRAAVAGGRVVGVPRWNRDRGEYDAARWTPDAAWQRGPDGVIEPAAEAEAVNLERLDLVLVPGLAFDFGGRRLGRGRGHFDRLLIRARRARRWGVGFDGQLVAEVPSEPHDVNVQVVVTPGRWWTVKPGGC
- a CDS encoding DUF1080 domain-containing protein; this encodes MSEEPRVVTPGATFSHGAPPPSDAVVLFDGRDLSAWVGPRGSAPAWKVENGYAEVRGGGITTREEFGDIQLHIEWAAPAEVTGQDQGRGNSGVYFQGRYEIQVLDSFENPTAPTGQAAAFYGIAAPLVNASKRPGEWQTYDIVFRAPKVGEDGAVIPGSFTVFHNGVLVLDRVPITGGATTAAPGRGVVAKGPLHLQDHGNPVRFRNIWLRKLE
- the rny gene encoding ribonuclease Y; this encodes MDPAVSVNLLIGGAGLLAAGSVLLFVHHRRETVRLRREMEEKAEGLLAAARKEAESITREARLLANEEVHKLREQADQHQARRRLELEDIDRRIGERERLVNQQLERLAVEEERLRGRAEELHRQRLELDRRAEDHGRLCEQLKEELGRVARLTPEEARERVMERVQSEAEREAAERVRHVLEEAQFRAEEKARRILATVVQRYAGEYTFESTTTSVAIHSDEVKGRIIGREGRNIRAFETATGVTVLIDDTPNAVVISGFDPVRRAVARESMSRLIADGRIHPTRIEEVVAQVQKEMEDSILRLGEEAVTRVGLAPLHVETMRLLGRLRFRHSYSQNILDHSIEVAHLCGLLAAELGVGVEAAKRSGLLHDIGKAVSHEVEGPHALVGAELLRRHGEDPAIVNAVASHHQEVDSEGPLGVLVSAADAISASRPGARSETMATYLKRVEHLERLGRSFEGVEKCFAVQAGRELRVIVRSEVVDDTASFQLARTICRKIEDDLQYPGQIRVTLIRETRCVEYAK
- a CDS encoding replication-associated recombination protein A; the encoded protein is MGQADLFAASPTPARPAGTGAGGGPEAGASGGFEGGERRTARPAPLAARMRPRTLEEYAGQRHILAPGQLLRRAIEADRVQSVLFYGPPGTGKTSLAQIIARQTRCRFERLSGVESNVADIRRILATASNRLANAGESTLLFIDEIHRFNKAQQDVLLPDVEAGVVRLIGATTHNPFFFVNAPLVSRSQIFELRPLDEEAIRGLLERALGDEERGLGHLRVQADAGALSHLARVSDGDGRKALNSLEIAVLTTPPDGEGIIRVDLAVAEQCIQRKAVVYDGDGDAHYDTISAFIKSVRGSDADAALYWLAKMIHAGEDPRFITRRLMILAAEDIGLADPMGLMVTVAAHQAAEFVGWPEARIPVAEATVYLATAPKSNSSIVAIDAALEDVRSGRTLPVPEHLRDGHYAGAERLGHGVGYAYAHGHEGHFVAQDYLGSSRRYYEPTEQGFEKKIRDRVAQWRAQFEAARGQGGPG